Genomic DNA from Budorcas taxicolor isolate Tak-1 chromosome 5, Takin1.1, whole genome shotgun sequence:
ggacacgactgaagcgacttagcagcagtagcagcagcagtaactctCCAGTTCACCATAACCCTTCCAAACCCCTCTACTCAGTGGCTCTACCTGCCTGGTCACTTCTGGCGTTTCATTTTTGacctttatgattaaaaaaaaaggcagatgaaAAACATGTGCAACATTACCTAATAGATAAGAGTTATTTTCTATATACAAGAAGAGAATTTCTAAAATGAATACAAAAAAGgtaagtcaattttttaaaaactgggaaagGCCATTTATAAAAGATATACAcatggccaataaacatatgaaacaaACAATCTCTCCTCCAAGCAGAGACATTCAGACCAGTGTTTTTGTCCATTATAATGGTAAAGATAAAAAATGTTCATAATGTCTTATCTTGGCAAGAATTTAGGAACCTGGCAAGCTGAAACACTGTTACTAAGAGAGGTAATTAGATCAATTTTTGATGAGAAACTTGGCAGGAGCTAGCAAACTTTAAATCCATGTATACTTTGTTCCATCTATCCAGGGATTCCAGGCATTTGCCATATAGAGCTAACGTATACCAACTAAGATAGGCACACATATTCGAAGATGTTCAATATGGGATTTTTATAATGGCCAACGGAAGTGACCTAAATGCTCATGATAAGGGAAGAACTGATTACAGTATTGTGCATCCATAGGctggaatactacacagccatTAACAAGAGTGAGGTGGGTCCACATTTGCTGATACAGAAAAAAACTCTCAGAGTGGAAATACCAAGGGCCATAATAATCAGCATAAGCTAAACAATTTTGCagtaaaaatatgtataagatgCATATATACTCCaacatgtatatgcatacatatatattttccccTGTAAACCACCATtactatatttatatacatttgtcatgcatattatgtatttatatatttacattaatatgtctatgctgctgctgctaagtcacttcagtcatgtccgactctgtgtgaccccatagacggcagcccactaggctcccccatccctgggattctccaggcaagaacactggagtgggctgccatttccttctccaatatgtctATAGATACACATTATGTATTACTCCATGGTTTTTCAATGTCAGTTGCAATTTTTCTAAGCATGTATTCATGCATTActggaatacttttttttttttcctccctaaagAGGACAGTAAGGAGTTCCTGCAGGGGTGGCAGAGAAGGACTACCAgagatttggggagaaaaaagaatCATGTGAGGTGCTGTGTTAAGAGCTGTGGAGCTGGGTTTGTGTGCTGAGCACCAAATGTacagcaggagacacgggagcaGAGGTGCCAGCCTGCTGGCCCTTCTACCCTGATCTCGGCATCTTCTGTCACCACTGCATGTTCCTTGCTTGCTTCAACAAAAACTCTTAGAATCCATTTAAAAGTAACACTGTGACATCAGATTTTCAATACAGCAGTGTAGATAATGCACTAGAGAGGGGATAGAAGAAAATACGCCGACCTGTGGATGGTCATCACCTCCCGCAAGGAGGAAGTAGTAGCAATGATATTTCTGTCTATGGCCATACTACCCTGAACATGTGTGATcttggaagctaagcagggttaGGCCTGGTTAGTACTCGGATGAGAAAAGTGACAGTCTTTCTGCTTCTTCATTCTTTGCCCTTTTACCATGTTTTCTAGAACAACTATGCATTTTTTACCATGAGAAAACAAACACCAAGTTCCAAAttgaattttatattatagtaGAAATAAAGCCAGTGTACCCTCCCCCACTCAGCCTAGAGGGGCATCTTAAGTCAAGTAAATCTGTGTAATGACCTTCTCATTGTTGTTAAGACTTTCTTTGCGCAGTTGTGAGTTCCCCAACTCCTTGTTCCACACTTCAGGGCAGGAACcacggtgggggggtgggggcttgAGATGGACACAGATGGGCCAGAAGAAAGGGCATGCCTGTCCTTCCTTGAGTTACATTGATTCTTCTCCCCACTTCTGAATGGCTCTGGGCCATCCTGGGCTCTGCCATtggtgttttgttatttttttcctaatgctTCTTCCTGTAATACTCTTTGCCCTTGTTTTCCTATTCCATCCCTGACTCTGTTCCCTCTTCCTGCCcctgatttcttccttttcctttcttcaagTCACCCAAGTGCATGTTGAGAGGGATTTGcaggatgggaagggagaaggTTGGGGTGGATGATCATGTTCTAATTCTGCAGGTGACCAATGCCAGGCTCAAGTCTTGGGTCCATGATGAAGACTGTCTGGGAAGAAAAGTGAGAtgcaaaagagaataaaaaacaagaaaggtAATCTTGGATAGCTAGTATTAGTAGAAGTCTAATGATTATTTCTGATCACAGATTGGTAAGCTCCAAAGTCATCAACAAGAACATCCAAAGTCAGTGTTACAGGTTACTGCCCCGTGTGTCATTATAATCAGGATTAgttcctaaaagaaaataaaaataaaagcaaaattaaataaagttttctttggaAGTATCCTTCTAGGAAaacccaaaaaaggcaatgtgtCTGAAGGCAAAATACTTGCTAGGAAAACCACTCAGCGAGCTGACCTCCGTGGGGGCCTCTGCTTCTCTGCAATTTCTTAGTTCATCGGGAACTTTGCCAGAGTCAAGGCCAACAACACTCCTGAGCAAGCCATTCCCATCTCAGAACAACCTCCAGTGACTGCTGTTGACTCCAGTGGAGTCAACCTGAGGGGTATGGCTTCCGGAACAGGTGGATGCGCGGGAACGCAGTAGCTGGCCGGGTGCTTACCTCTTCTGGTTCATGGAGGCCACCTGGAGCCACTCGTTGGTGCTGGGGTTGTAGGAATGCGCCGCGGAGATCTCCTGGCTGGTGATCCTGTACCCGCCCACGATGAAGAGGTAGTTGTCCAGGATGGCGGCCCCGTACCCCCTGACATTCACCAGGTCGGGAGGAAGGTTGTTGGCCAGCGGGAACCAGCGCTCCGTCATCTCCTCGTACCTGAGCATGGACGGGGGCTCCCCTTGGTAGGGGTGAGGGGCCAGGGGTCCCCCCAAGAAGTCCCCCAGGGCCACGAGGACGGGAGTCCCGGTCATCCGGGCCTCTCTCAGCCTCTGCTTCAGGCTGACACCCCCaggggccggaggagaagagCCCAGCAGGTGGAACTGGGGCTTGCACAGCACCTCGTGGAAGTGGACAGCCATGAAGCGCAGGCAGGCCTCCTGCAGGTCGGGGAGCCCGTACACCTGCGCCAGGCGGTACAGCTCCAGGCAGTTGGTGAGCCGCACCTGggacagcagcagctgcagcagggaCGTGACCTGCAGGAAGGAGGCCGCCTCCACCAGCTCAGACAGCAGGCTCGCCTCGtccatgtcctcctcctcctcctcggcccCGCCGCCCGGCTCCCCGCGCCGGCCCAGCAGCCAGCCCTCCCGGGCGCCGCCCGCGTTGATGAAGTCCAGCACCAGGCGCAGGCCCGGGGCGCTGAGGCCGCGCAGCTGCTGCACCTCGGGGCCCCCGGCCTCGGGACTCAGGGCCTCCCGCATGCCGGAGCGGTAGAGGGCTCGGAAGTAGTCGCTCTGCTCGATGAGCTTTCGCTTGCTCACCGGGTAGCAGCGGTCCTCCAGGCGAATCTGCACCATCTCGTCGGCCGACATGGCCGGGGGACCGGGGGCGGCGGGGTCTCCCGCCAGCTCTGCGCGCTCGCCTCCCGAACCCGCGCGCGCTCGCCGGGTTCGGGGGTGGCCGCGGAGCgcggggaggaggcggcggcggtgCGGGgccgcccgcccccgcccagccTCTCCGGGCCGAGGCGGCCCCACCTCCCGGTCCCGGGAGCGGTGGCTCGGCCTCgccccccctcctccccgcccctccgGCCTCGGTCCGCGCCTAAAAAGGCCGGGGCGGCGCGCGCTACCCGCTCGGGTCGTCCCGGGCCGTCAGCCGGGAGGGGATCCCAGCCCCCAGCCGCAGCCTCCTGCCACGCCCGGCTTCTCACTTCCGCCCGCGGGACCTCAGCCACCGCAGCCGCCGCGCGCTGCGGCTTTCAGGGAGGGCAGCAGGCGGCGGCTCTCGGGAGCCGGGAAGGCGCCTCCCCGCGTCCTCCCCCGCACGCCGGGCTCCGTGACCCTGCTGCCCGCCGGGGCTGCAGCGCCGCTCCGCGCTCGCGGGGCACGAGAGGAAGCCTTGCCTTCCACCGCGCCTTACCAGCGGGAAGGAAACGCAAGAGAAAGGGGCGTGGAAGGAAGGATATGAAATGAGTCGAGGTCTAGGGAGTCAAAAAGACATCACGCATGGGGTGGCGCATCCGACCGAGTCCGGCCTCGGGTCTCGGGTGGGGACGGAGCCCCGCGGGCCGTCCCTGACCGGGTAGGTGGCACCTCGGGCTGATTCCTCGGAAGGGTCATCGTGGAGGAGCCATCTTGCAGGAAGAAGGGCCTGCTGGATGGCCGCAGGTTGTGCAGGGCTGCGAAGCAGAGGAGCGTGTGCGCACTGCTAGGGCCTGTGCTCTTCGTGCTATTAAAAGAAGTACGACTCAATAAACGTAGATCAGCTGCCttccttcaaaatattttctaacagcCATTGCATTCCCGGCTTCATTTTGGTGGGACTAGCCACCCTGGAATGTTACCTCTGGGCAAAAAGGTCTGGCGACTTTTGCTCGTATTTTCCTACAGAGGTGGCTTTTCTGTCCACCCTTTGACCTCCCTGACCCTGGCCAACTGAGGACCACTTAAGCAAGGCTACTGCTTCCCCATCTTCTCCCACTGAACCCCGCAAGTAGAAACCGCACCTCATATAAGGATCTTGTGTTACTTCTAAGAGGAGAATTAATCCTAGAAAggggggaagtgaaagtgaagtcgctcagtcgtgtttgactctttgtgaccccatgaactgtaccctaccaggcttctctgtccatgggatcttccaggcaatagtactggagtggattgccatttccttctccaggggatcttcccgacccagggatggaacccgggtctccggcattgtagacagacgctttaccgtctgagctaccagggaattctaGAAAGGGGGAGTAGGTGGTGATACTTATTAGGTTACCTTTGAGTAGAAGAAGGGTTAGGATTGGGGGGCaatagtgtatgtgtgtatgtgtgtgtgtgttcactcttATCTTAACAAAAGCTCCTTGGAAACTTTCTTTGCCCAGAGACTGAGAGCCAAATATAGTAGTCCTCAACCTGGGGAAAATATGTCCTTGGATTTTTTTAGCAAGCTTCATCTTTCTTCATGAATGACAAAGTGTTATATAGTAACTTCTTCATGACTACAATTCCCCATATTTCAACAAAAGATAACCTCCTACAGTGCTGATTAACTTCTGTTAGGAAGTTGTTGTTTGTTCAGCTGCTgaatcatttcagactcttgcgaccccacagaccaggttgctccatccatggggtttttctgaacaggaatactggagtgggttgacatttccttgtctaggggatcctcccaacccagggatctccccCATCTCCtcaattggcaggtggattctttaccacagaggcaccagggaagcgaTTATGTTAAGGAGGGGAAAGGTTAAAAACCAGAGAAGGAAGTCATATCCTAAAACATGAAATCATTCCAACACAGTGTTCAGTTACATGGTGCTTCTTTCTGTGTGActtagggctccccaggtggcgcacCTGGGGCAGTGGTAGAGGATCCACCTaccagggcaggagacctgggttcaatccttgggtcaggatgatcccctggagaaggaaatggcaacccattccagcattcttgcctggaaaatcccatggacagaggagcctggaagcctacagtccatggggtcgcaaagtcggacatgactgaacacacacacacactgtgtaatTTAGCAGCTTCATCATGAGATATTGTCATCCCTTATTTTCTTTATACTACACTATGAAGAAGGaactaaaaatttaaagacaggGAAGAAAATTCTAGTGGATTCTGGCCTCCCTGGGAAAAGTGAAGGAAACAAGGATGGACCTATGACTTGCCTCTTTCAAGGTATTTTCTTGGATGCTGGGGAAAACTTCTAGCATTCCCTTTGTTTGACGTGGCCTTTAGATCATTACTGATAAAGCTCCAGTCTCACATGGGACCTCTCACACTTCTGTTCTCAATAAGCAAGTAGTGGAGACATCAAAGGTTCTTTGTGGGTGCGTGATCATGACAGTAGCATCCTGTTTGGAAAGGCAATGGTTCACTTCCAGTGTTAGGCTGGGAAACTTTGGCCAGGAGGTGCCCCTTGTGTCAAAGAGTCTTGAACCTGGAATTTGTGCCTCCTTCAGCAACAATGCCAGATTCAGTGGGTCAGCTAAGAACAGGCTGTTAGTGTTTCCTCAGTCCCTTTAGAATCTTTCACCAGTGGATGCTTTTGTTTCCCAGGTGTCATAGATATGCGTTAGACTggtgttttcttgctttttaaaaatggaccAAAGTGAAAAAAGATCACGCTCATAGAAGCGCATGCATTAGAAAATAATTCACGCCCAATAATATTATCAGAGCAGATCTTAGGCAGGTAATGTAAGGTGTCAGTTTGCCAGTACTAGGTGCTGATCCTGTATTGGCCCCTGACATGATAGTAACGTCATTTAGAATTGAAAGTTTCTTAAAGATCGAATCATTTTAATAACTCACAAAGTAAGTTTTCTGTTAAGCTAGAAATGCAGTCAAAACATTATAAACTTTATTTACCAAAGACCTAAAATTACTATTAAGCTTCATGAAAATGTTGCTTGTCTATAACTGGAAATACACTTTTATAGATCTGTTATTGATTGATCTGTTATTGACTGACCTTTGTGGCACCATGATTCACTTCAAACACATAACAGTCTGTTTTACTAAAATCTAAAGTAAGGGTCAAACACAAAGTTAgactatttctttaagaatttatggagactttcctggtggtccagtggttaagtctccagacttccactgcaggggacacaggtttgatccctggtcagggaactaatggacttccctggttgctcggacagtaaagaatctgcctgcaattcaggagactgggtttgatctgcattgggaagatcccctggagaagagaatgactacctactccagtattcttgcctggagaatttcatggagagaggaacctggtgggctacagtccatggggttgcaaacagtcagacacgactgagcaactttcactttttctctcttcagGGAACTAAGTtgcttggcacagccaaaaataaaaagattttaaaagaaaaataaagaatttatggAAAATATACCTTTTGAcctagaagagagaaaaatcaaagtacAAGATGTTTATCACAGTGTTGCTTTGAATAATAAAAGATTGAAAAACAACATATAACAATAGcagtagctaacatttattgaatgtttattatATGTTGTAAGTGCTTTACATGGATTGCAATCTGTTTTAATACTCTTCTACAGCTGAGGAAGTTGAGGTGCAGAGTAAATTTTGGTATATGAGTAGAATGAATACCGTAGAACTGTTACAACTTCGGATGCAGAGCTTTCTTTAGAGACACTGAACATATGATTTTGCATTGGATTTTTTGAAAACAGTTTCTGAAACAGTATGAATCCATTTTTTGTAAAATTGtacacatgtatttttttatgGAGATGTCTGGAAGGATGTTTACCAAAAGATTTAAGATTGTAAGATCTTGGATGGTTATTATTTCTTCTTGTACTTTTCTGTATGATTTGGGTTTTTAAAGTGCATGCtcaggctcagtcactcagttgtgtctggggactgcagcccgccaggttcctctgcccactg
This window encodes:
- the KLHL42 gene encoding kelch-like protein 42 gives rise to the protein MSADEMVQIRLEDRCYPVSKRKLIEQSDYFRALYRSGMREALSPEAGGPEVQQLRGLSAPGLRLVLDFINAGGAREGWLLGRRGEPGGGAEEEEEDMDEASLLSELVEAASFLQVTSLLQLLLSQVRLTNCLELYRLAQVYGLPDLQEACLRFMAVHFHEVLCKPQFHLLGSSPPAPGGVSLKQRLREARMTGTPVLVALGDFLGGPLAPHPYQGEPPSMLRYEEMTERWFPLANNLPPDLVNVRGYGAAILDNYLFIVGGYRITSQEISAAHSYNPSTNEWLQVASMNQKRSNFKLVAVNFKLYAIGGQAVSNVECYNPEQDAWNFVAPLPNPLAEFSACECKGKIYVIGGYTTRDRNLNILQYCPSADLWTLFETCDVHIRKQQMVSVEETIYIVGGCLHELGPTRRGSQSEDMLTVQSYNTATRQWLYLKENTSKSGLNLTCALHNDGIYIMSRDVTLSTSLEHRVFLKYNIFSDSWEAFRRFPAFGHNLLVSSLYLPNKTET